GACGACGGCCCCCGCCGGATCCGGCGGGGGCCGTCGTCGCGCTCAGCGGTGGTGCGTCAGCCGCGGTTCTTCAGCCACTGCGACCACTTGTCCACGTGGTGCTCGGCGTCCACGGTGCGGACCGTGCCGGACTTGGAGCGCATCACGATGGACTGGGTGTGCACCCGGCCGCCGGCGAAGCGGACGCCGCGCAGCAGGTCGCCGTCGGTGATGCCGGTGGCGGCGAAGTAGCAGTGGTCGGAGGTGACCAGCTCGTCGGTGGTGAGGACCGCGTCGAGGTCCAGGCCGGCGTCGAGGGCCTTCTGCTTCTCGGCGTCGTCGGTGGGGGCCAGGCGGCCCTGGATCACGCCGCCGGTGGCCTTGATGGCGCACGCGGTGACGATGCCCTCCGGGGTGCCGCCGATGCCCATCATCATGTCCACGCCGGTGTCCGGGCGGGCGGCGGCGATGGCGCCGGCCACGTCGCCGTCGAGGATGAACTTCACGCGCGCGCCGGCCGCGCGGATCTCCTTGACCAGGCCCTCGTGGCGGGGGCGGTCCAGCACGCACACGGTGACCTGGGAGACGGGCTTGTCCAGGGCCTTGGCCACGAGGTTCACGTTCTGCTTGACCGGCAGGCGCATGTCCACGAAGTCCGCGGCCTCCGGGCCCACGACGAGCTTGTCCATGTAGAACACGGCGGAGGGGTCGAACATGGTGCCGCGCTCGGCCACGGCGAACACGGACAGGGCGTTGTTGTAGCCCATGGCGGTCAGGCGGGTGCCGTCGATCGGGTCCACGGCCACGTCCACGGAGGCGCCCTTGCCGTCGCCCACGCGCTCGCCGTTGAACAGCATGGGGGCCTCGTCCTTCTCGCCCTCGCCGATCACCACGGTGCCGTCCATGGCCACGGTGTCCATGAACGCGCGCATCGCGTCCACCGCCGCGCCGTCCGCGCGGTTCTTGTCTCCGCCGCCGACCCAGGGGCTGGCCGCGATGGCCGCGGCCTCGGTCACGCGGACCAGCTCCATGGCGAGGTTGCGATCCGGGACGTGGTTCTCGTAGCCGGTGTTCTCCGAGGACGCGCTGGTCATCCTGCTCTCCGATCCGTAGCTCGCGTGCGCGGCCCGCGGGCCCGCGCCGGGGGCGACTCTGCCCCGTCTGCTTCATCCTAGGCCGCACCCGCCCGGCCGTCCCCCGATGCACGCCCGCGGTGGCACAATGCCAGGGATGAGCTCCCCCGACCCCGCCGCGCCCCCCGCCCCCCGCCCTGTCCTGACGCCCAAGCAGGCGCAGCGGGCGCGTGCCCCGTGGATCGCGATGGTGCTCTCCACGCTGGCGGTGCTGGGGATCGTCCTCGTGGCCCTCATGGTCAACCAGCCGCCGCCCGCCCCCGCGCAGGCGGACCGCGTGGACGTGGCGGCCGCCGCGTCCACCGTCCCCCACGACGACGGCGCCCTGCCCGCCCTGGCGCCCGACGTGCCCGAGCCCTGGGACTCGACCTACGCCCGCGTGGAGCGGCTGCAGGGCGTGGACACCTGGGACGTGGGCTGGGCCGTGAACGACGCCGTGTTCGCGGGGCTCAAACAGACCTCCCGTGCCGACCCCACCTGGCTGGCCCTGCGCGTGGGCTCCGCCCCCGCCGTGGGCACGGTGGACGTGGACGGGATCACGTGGGACCACTACGCCCCGCAGGACTCGAAGGACCAGCACCTCGTGGCCGAGGTGCGAGGGAGCACCCTGGTCCTCACCACATCCGGGGACCAGGCCGTACTCGAGGACCTGGCCCGCGCCGTCGCGAAGGAGATCCGATGACCACCGCCGCCGAGACCACTCCCGCCCGCCCCACCCCCGCCGAGGCGTGGAGGACCCTCCAGGAGGGCAACCGCCGCTTCGTGGCCGGGACCCCGGGCCACCCCAACCAGGACTCGGAGCGCCGCCACGGGCTCACCGAGGGCCAGGCGCCCATCGCCGTGATCTTCGGGTGCGCCGACTCCCGCCTGGCCGCCGAGATCATCTTCGACGTGGGCCTCGGCGACGTCTTCGTGGTCCGCACCGCCGGGCACGTAGTCGACGACGCCGTGCTCGGCTCCCTCGAGTACGCGGTGGACTCCCTCGACGTGCCGCTGATCATCGTGCTCGGGCACGACTCCTGCGGCGCCGTCACGGCCACCGTCGAGTCCTACATCAGCGGCACCATGCCCGCCGGCTTCGTCCGCTCGCTCGTGGAGCGCATCACCCCGTCCGTGCTGGCCGGGCGCCGCCGCGGCCTCGAGGAGGTCGACGACTTCGTGGCCGAGCACGTGGACCAGACCTGCGACCGCCTCCTGGAGACCTCCCAGTCCGTGCGCGCCGCGGTCGAGGCCGGACGGACCGCCGTCGTGGGCCTGACCTACTCGCTGGCGGAGGGCACCGCCTCCCCCGGCCGTGTGCACGGCCGCATCGAGGCCTGAGCGCCCACGATGGACGCCTGAGGACGCGCGCCCCGCACCCGGGACGCGCGTCCGGGCCGGTGCTTAGACTGGCGGCATGACCGCACAGAACACTGAGCAGCAGTTCCGCATCGAGCACGACACCATGGGCGAGGTGAAGGTGCCGGTGGACGCCCTCTACCGCGCCCAGACCCAGCGCGCCGTGGAGAACTTCCCGATCTCGGGCAAGACCCTCGAGCCGGCCCACATCCACGCCCTGGCTCAGATCAAGAAGGCCGCCGCCAAGGCCAACGCCGAGCTCGGCGTCATCTCCCAGGAGCGTGCGGACGCGATCGTCGCCGCCGCGGACGAGGTCATCTCCGGCAAGCACGACGGCGAGTACCCGATCGACGTGTTCCAGACCGGCTCCGGCACCTCCTCCAACATGAACACCAACGAGGTCCTCGCCACCCTGGCGACCCGCCGTCTCAAGGACGCGGGCTCCTCCGAGGAGGTCCACCCGAACGACCACGTGAACGCGTCCCAGTCCTCCAACGACGTGTTCCCGACCTCCGTGCACGTGGCCGTCACCGGCGCCCTCGTGAACGACCTGAAGCCGGCGCTGGAGCACCTGGCCGAGTCCCTCGAGCGCAAGGCCGAGGAGTTCCAGGGCATCGTGAAGTCCGGCCGCACCCACCTGATGGACGCCACCCCGGTGACCCTGGGCCAGGAGTTCGGCGGCTACGCCGCGCAGGTGCGCTACGGCATCGAGCGCATCGAGGCCTCCCTGCCGCGCGTCGCCGAGGTCCCGCTCGGCGGCACCGCCGTGGGCACCGGCATCAACACCCCCCAGGGCTTCTCCGCCCGTGTGATCGAGCTGCTCGCCGAGGAGACCGGCCTGCCGATCACCGAGGCCCGCAACCACTTCGAGGCGCAGGCCAACCGCGACGGCCTCGTGGAGGCCTCCGGCCAGCTCCGGAACATCGCCTACTCGTTCATCAAGATCAACAACGACCTGCGCTGGATGGGCTCCGGCCCCAACACCGGCCTCGGCGAGATCGCCCTCCCGGACCTGCAGCCGGGCTCCTCGATCATGCCCGGCAAGGTCAACCCGGTGATCTGCGAGGCCGCGATCATGGTCGCCGCCCAGGTGATCGGCAACGACACCACGATCTCCCTGTCCTCCACCAACGGCGCGTTCGAGCTGAACGTGGGCATCCCGGTGATGGCCGCCAACCTGCTGGAGTCCATCCGCCTGCTCGCCAACACCTCCCGCGTGATGGCCGACAAGATGATCGACGGCATCGAGGCCAACGAGGAGCGCTGCACCTTCCTGGCCGGGGCCTCCCCGTCCATCGTGACCCCGCTGAACAAGGTGATCGGCTACGAGGCCGCCGCCGCGATCGCCAAGCACGCCGTCAAGAACAAGATGACCGTGCGCGAGGCCGTGGTGGACCTCGGCTACGTGGAGCGCGGCGAGGTCACCGAGGAGCAGCTGGACAAGGCCCTCGACACCATGTCGATGACCCACCCCGGCGAGTGACCAGGAGTGACGTCCCGCTGATGTGACTCCCGTCGCGTCCCAGGGCCCCCATCCGTAGAGGATGGGGGCCCTGCTGCTGTGCGGTCACCCCGCGGGAAAGGACGCCCTCCTGTGCACCGCATCCGCCGCAGCGGTCCTCAGGGGAAGGCGCTGTCGGCTATGCCAGGAGCAGCACCCCCAGAGCCCCCGCCACCATCGCCGGCCCGAAGGGCAGGGCCGTATGGCGGTCCGCGCGTCGAGCCAGGACGAGCACCACGGCGACCACCCCGCCCAGGAGCACCGCCAGCACGGCGGCGGCCAGCACTGCGGCCAGCCCTGCGACGCCGCAGTACAGGCCCAGACCCGCGGCCAGCTTGACATCGCCGAGCCCCAGGCCGCCGCGCGTTAGCACGTGCAGGGCCAGCATCGCCAGGGCGTAGCCCAGCCCGCCCAGCAGGCACGAGGCCACCACGGACCACAGGCCGCCGAGCACCGCCCCGCCCCCCATGGCCACCACACCGCCCAGGGCCAGCCGTCCCGTCCACCGGTTCGGCAGCCGGTGCTCCCTCAGGTCCGTCCGCGCCAGGACCACGGAGCAGAGCAGGAACCACACCAGCCCCGCCGCCCACAGCATCGCGGTCAGCCGCTCCCCCGCCTCCCAGGCCCCCGTCCACCACGTCATGGCCCCACCCTAGGCGGCCCCGCACCCGCTCTCGCCGGCCGTCCACAGCCGGGTCTGACCAGGCTCTGCCGTGACACAGATGACAGTTGCAACCTGAAGCACCCGGGAGTAGAGTCCTCGAAGTCGGATCCCCTCCGGGGGACGCCGATCCTGAGACCCATGGCCTCGATCCCGTTTCAAGGGGCCATGCGGACGCGGGCTTCCTCGGTCCCCCATCCCCCCTCCGCGGGGCCGAGCACCCCCGCCGGGGGCCGCTGCGTGCAGCGGCCCCCCTTTTCATGCCCGCCACTGCCCCGGGCGGCTCCTCTCAGTCCTCGCCCTCCTCCAGCAGCTCCGTCACCAGGGCGGCGATCGGCGAGCGCTCGGACCGCGTCAGCGTGACGTGGCCGAACAGCGGGTGCCCCTTGAGGGTCTCCACCACGGCCGCGATGCCGTCGTGCCGGCCCACGCGCAGGTTGTCCCGCTGGGCGACGTCGTGGGTGAGGACCACCTTGGAATCCCGGCCCATCCGGGAGAGCACCGTGAGCAGGACGTTCCGCTCGAGGGACTGCGCCTCGTCCACGATCACCCAGGAGTCGTGCAGGGACCGCCCGCGGATGTGCGTCAGCGGCAGCACCTCGAGCATCCCGCGGTCGACGACCTCGTCGATCACCGACGGCGACACGATCGCGCTGAGGGTGTCGAACACCGCCTGCGCCCACGGGCCCATCTTCTCCCCCTCGGTGCCCGGCAGGTAGCCCAGGTCCTGGCCGCCCACGGCGTACAGGGGACGGAACACCACCACCCTGCGGTGCTCCCGGCGCTCCATCACCGCCTCCAGGCCGGCGCACAGGGCCAGCGCCGACTTGCCCGTGCCGGCCCGTCCGCCCAGGGAGACGATGCCCACGCTCGGGTCCGTGAGCAGGTCGATGGCCAGCCGCTGGGCCGCCGAGCGGCCGTGCAGCCCGAACACGTCCGCGTCCCCCCGCACGAGGGTCGCGACGCCGCCCTCCCGCACCCGCGCCAGCCCGGCCGCCCGCGGCGAGGTGAGCGAGAGCCCCGTGTTCACGGGCAGGTCCACGGCCGTGGGGGCGGGCTCGCCCGGGACGGCGTCCACCCCGGAGCCGGCCACCTCGTCCAGGGGGATCCCGTGCAGGCCCATCCGGCCGTCGTCGTACAGCGAGTCCAGGCGGTCCTCGTCCACACGGAGGGACACGGCCCCGCGCCAGCCGGAGTCCCGCACCAGCTCGTGCCGGTACTCGTCCGCGGCGAGCCCCATGGCGGCGGCCTTCACGCGCATCGGCAGGTCCTTGGACACGAGGGTCACGTCCCGGCCCTCGTCCGCGAGCGCCTTGGCCACCGCGAGGATCCGCGAGTCGTTGTCCGTGCCGCGGATGCCGAAGGGCAGCACGTCCGTGGAGACGTGGTTGAGCTCCACCCGCAGCGTGCCGCCCTGCGCGGTGAAGGGCACCGCGTCCTCCAGCGAGCCGTGGCGCACCCGCAGGTCCTCCAGGAGCCGCAGGGCGTGGCGGGCGGCGTGGCCGAGGTCGGGGTCCTGGCGCTTGCCCTCCAGCTCCGAGACGACGACGAGCGGCAGCACCACCTCGTGCTCCGCGAAGCGCACGAGGGCCCGCGGGTCGGAGAGGAGGACGGAGGTGTCCACCACGTAGGAGCGCCGCCCGTCCGACGCCGCCCCCTCCCGCACCTCCGCGCCCGTCTCGCCGGTCCCCCTGCCGTGCCGTCCGGTGCCGTCCGCCTGCAGCGTCATCGCTGGCCTCCTCGCCGTCGTGTCGGACGGATCCGCGCCCGTCCGGGGCCCACGGTAGGAGCGCCCGGTGCACCATAGGACGCGGGCCGCGTGAACGTCCGGTGAAGGTCTCGTGGCCCGGTGCGCGGGCCTGCGCCGCGGCTAGGCTGGCCGGACCGACCGTGCCGGCCACGCCCCCGATGAGAGGACACGCCCGTGCCCCTGCCCGACCGCCGCCCCGCCGACGACGCCGTCCCCGCACCCCGCCCGTCCCTGACGCAGGCGGCGGCCCAGGGCCTGGTGCGCACCGTGGCCCCCACGGCCGTGCTCGTGGCGGCCATGTGGGTGATGTTCCTCGTCTCGATCGTCGGCGGCTCGACGCTGATCGGCGGGCTGGGGCTGATCCCCCGCCGCGCGGCCGGCCTCGACGGAATCCTCTTCTCGCCTCTGCTGCACGGCGGCTGGCGGCACCTGGTCGGCAACACCACCGCGCTGCTCGTGCTCGGGCCGGTCGCGGCGGCCGTGTCCCGCCGGCCCCTGGCGCTGCTCGCGGCGGCCTGGCTGGGCTCCGGCGCGCTGACCTGGGTGATCGGGACGCCCGGCGTGCACGTGGGCGCCTCGGGGATCGTCTACGCGCTGATCGCCTTCCTGCTGGTCTACGGCGTCGTCGCCCGCCGGGTGCTCGCGGTGGTGGTCGCCGTGGCGGTGGCCGCCGCGCACCTGGGCTCGTCCCTGCTCGGCCTGCTGCCCCAGCCGGGGGTGTCCTGGACCGGGCACCTGGCCGGCGCCGTCGTCGGGGTGGGCCTGGCCCTGCTGTGGGGGCGCGCGGACCGGCCCGCCCGCGCCCCGCTGGGCCCCTGAGGTCCTCGGCCGGGTCCCGGCCGACGGGCGGGCCGGCTCAGGAGCCGAAGCGGCGCTGACGGCGGCCGTAGTCGCGCAGGGCGCGGAGGAAGTCCGTGCGCCGGAACGCCGGCCACATGGCCTCGCAGAAGTAGAACTCGGAGTACGCGGACTGCCACGTCATGAAACCGGAGAGGCGCTGCTCCCCGGAGGTGCGGATCACCAGGTCCGGGTCGGGCTGACCGCGCGTGTAGAGGCGGTCGGAGATCGCGTCCACGGTCAGCTCGGCGGCCACGTCGGCGGCCGAGCGCCCCTCGGCCGCGGCCTCCTCCAGCAGCTCGCGGACGGCGTCGACGATCTCCAGGCGACCGCCGTAGCCCACCGCCACGTTCACGTGCACCCCGGTGTTGTCCCGGGTCCGCTCGGCGACGTCCCGGAGCTGCTGCGCCATCCGCGGCGGCAGCAGGTCGACGGCGCCCACCGGCTGCACGCGCACGGGGGCGCGGTCCTCCCGCGGCTCGGCCAGGCGCTGGGTGGTGGTCGTGATGATCTCCAGCAGCGGTGTCAGCTCCGCCGCGGGGCGGGCCAGGTTCTCGGTGGAGAGCATGTACAGGGTGACCACGGGGACCCCGACCTCGTCGCACCAGCCGATGAAGTCGATGATCCGGTCCGCGCCGGCCTGGTGGCCCTCCTGGGTGGTGGCCCCGAAGGCCCGCGCCCAGCGCCGGTTGCCGTCCACCAGCACCCCCACGTGGTGCGGCAGACGCTCCGGGTCGAGCTCGCCGGCGAGACGTCGCTCGTAGAGGCGGTAGAAGACCTCGGGTCGGCGCACGGGTCACCTCGCTGTTCCGCTGGGGGCCGGGGGATCCAGGATACGCGCAGGCCACACGGGACGGGAGGCGCGGGACGGTGTGGGAGCATGGGGGGATGGTCACCCGTGCCCCCTCCGTTGAGAACCGCACCGGCCGGCCGCTGAAGTGGCGGATCGAGCGGATCCGGGACCCCGAGCACCCGCTCTACAAGCCCCGCCTGCGGGGCTGGGTCCACGCCGTCATGGCCCCGCTCGTGCTGGTCGCCGGGATCGTGCTCATCGTCCTGGCCCCGGGGGCCACGCTGACGTGGGCGTGCGTGGTCTACGTGGTCACCGGGCTGCTGCTCTTCGGCGTCTCCGCCACCTACCACCTGGTCCAGTGGAACGAGACCGTCTCCCGCGTGCTCAAGCGGCTGGACCACACGAACATCATGCTGGTGATCGCCGGCACCTACACGCCCCTGTCCCTGGCGATGCTGCCCGCGGACAAGGCGTGGACCCTGGTGACCGCGGTGTGGGTGGGGGCCGCCCTGGGCGTGGCGTTCCGCCTCCTGTGGACGGACGCGCCCCGCTGGCTCTACACGCCCGTCTACGTGGCGCTCGGCCTGGCCGCCGTCGTCTACCTCGGGGACTTCTTCGCGGCGAGCGTTCCCGCTGCGGTGCTGATCTGTGCCGGCGGCGCCGCGTACATCGTCGGCGCCGTCTTCTACGCACTCAAGGCGCCGACGATCCACCGCGAATGGTTCGGCTTCCACGAGCTCTTCCACGTGTTCACCGTGGGCGGCTTCGTGTGCCACTACATCGCCGTGATGATGGCCGTCCTGGCGGCCTGAGCCGGGCCCCGCGCTCCAGCGGGGCCGTGACCGTCAGCGGGGCTCGCGGCCGGTGTCCGGGGACTCCGGCTCCGGCGTGGGGTCCTGCAGGTAGCCGGGGTACCTCCGACGCAGGCGCTCGATGCGGTCGTGGGCGTCGCCGTCAAGCCGCTCTCCGCCCTCCCGGACCTCCTCCGGCAGGTGCTGTTGGTGCCGGTCCACGAGCATGGCCTCGGCCTCCGGGGAGCGCTGCTGCACCCGGCGCACGGAGCGCACCATCAGTCGGAACACGATGATCGCCATCACCACCATGAGGGCGGTGAACAGGAACCCCTCGATGCCCGGGGAGATGTCCTGCTTGTCCAGCCCCGGCTTGAGCGTGGGCTCGGGCACGGCGGGCATCGGCGCGCTCGGCGAGACGGAGGCCGCCAGGGACACGGCGGACAGGGCGAGGGGGGCCAGGGACATCACGACGCCCCACTCTACCGGGCGGGACCGCGCGGGGGCCCGCCCGCCGAGGGTCAGCGCACGCCGGCGAAGAGGTCCGTCTCCGGCGGCACGGTCCGCACACGGGACTCGATGAGGGCGTAGTCCTCCCACGGCCACGTGGAGCGCTGCAGCTCGTTCGGCGCGGCGAAGAACATCCCCTCCGGGTCCACCTGGGTGGCGTGGGCGCGGAGGGCGGCGTCGCGCTCGTCCAGGAAGTCCTGCACGGGGATCTGGGTGGTGACCTCGTGCACCGGCGGCACGAACGGGGGCAGGTGCTCCGGGTCCGGAACCTCCTCCCCCTCCTCGCGGCGACGCAGCACCTCCCGCATGGCCTCCATGCGGGCGTGCATCTCCAGGCGGTCGGTGAACGGGGACTCCTCGCCCGCCGCCAGGAACCCCTCGTGCAGCGCCTGGTACTTGGCCGGGTGGAACGCGCGGTCATAGTAGAGCTTGAGGGGCTCCCAGGCGGGGCCGGTGCCGGGGTAGGCGTCGGCGTCGCCGGCCCGCTCCCACGCCACGCGCGTGACCTCGTGGGCGCGGATGTGGTCCGGGTGCGGGTAGCCGCCGGCCTCGTCGTAGGACAGGATCACGTGCGGGCGGAAGCGACGCACCACCGCGACGAGCGGGGCCGCCGCCGTCTCCAGCGGCACCTCCGCGAAGCAATGATCCGGCAGCGCCGGCAGGGGGTCGCCCTCCGGCAGGCCCGAGTCCAGGAAGCCGAGCCAGCGGTGACGGACGCCCAGGGCACGGGCCGCCGCGGCCATCTCCGCGTGGCGCACCCCGGCGATGTCCCGCTCGGCGCGCACCGGATGCGCGTAGGAGGGGTTCAGCACGGAGCCCGCCTCGCCGCCCGTGCAGGTCACCACGAGCACCTCGGCGCCGGCCGCCGCGTAGGCGGCCATCGTGGCTGCGCCCTTGGAGGACTCGTCGTCCGGGTGCGCGTGCACCGCCAGCAGGCGCAGCCCCGTGGAGTCGGGCACCGACGCAGTGGTGGGGGCGGGGATGGACGGCTCGGACACGGGCGCTGTTCCTTCGGTTCGGACGGGCTGCCGGGGACCGGCGGGCGGCGCGCGGGGCGGCTAGGCTGGAGGGGATGTCCTCGACCCCCGCCCCTGCCGCGTCCGCGCCGGAGACCACCCTAGCCACCCGCTATGGGGTGGGCCAGCGCCGCGACCGCCGGCGCCTGTGGACCGTGCTCGGTGCCGTCGCCCTCGTGCTCGCGGTGGCCACCGCGGTGGCCGTGGCCCTCGGGAACTCCGTGGGGAGGGTCGAGGCCGAGGACGTCGGCTACCGGATCGACGATGCCGCCCACGCCGCCGTGACCTTCCAGGTGACGCTGCCCCGCGGGGTGGAGGCCGCGGCCTGCGACCTGAAGGTCATGGACGCCCGGTACGCGCCCGTCGGCTTCCACACGGTGCGCGTCAGCGCCGGGCCCGACCATCCCGCCGGGGAGACCGTGACCTACACGGCCGACGTGCGCACCGTGGGACGCGGGGTCACCGGCGTCGTCGAAGGCTGCCGCCCCGCCTGACCCGCGGGCCGCTGTCCCGATGACGCCGCCCGATCCTTGGGCGGACACGCCCCGCCGGGTACGATGGACCCGATCTTCCGCCCCGCCGCACCGGGCAGGGCACGCCCCCGCGAGAGGACGTGCGCACCCACGGCGGGGCGCTTCGCATTCCCGAGCGGCCCGCGGCCGCCACGACACCGAGAGGAACGGCACCATGGCCACCACCCCGTCCGACGCCCCCTGGCTCACGCAGGAGGCCTTCGACCGCCTCAGCAAGGAGCTCGCCCACATCTCCGGCCCCGGCCGTCAGGAGATCATCGAGCGCATCGAGGCCGCCCGCGAGGAGGGCGACCTCAAGGAGAACGGCGGCTACCACGCCGCCCGCGAGGAGCAGTCCAAGAACGAGGGCCGCATCGCCGAGCTGAAGCACCTGCTGGAGACCGCCCGCGTGGGCGAGACCCAGGCCGCCGACGGCGTCGTCACCCCGGGCACCGTGGTGACCGCCGTCGTCGCCGGCGACGAGATGACCTTCCTGTTCGGCAACCGCGAGATCGCGGCCGACGGCGAGGACCTCGAGGTCTACTCGGAGCGCTCCCCCATGGGCGAGGCCATCAACGGCGCCAAGCAGGGCGACAAGGTCACCTACACCGCCCCCAACGGCAAGGACATCGCCGTGGAGATCACCGACGTCAAGCCCTACCAGGCCTGACCCGCCCGCGGCGCCACCCGCCGCAGGCCGCCACGACGGCCGCGCCCCGGCCGGGGCGCGGCCGTCGTTGCGTCCACTACGCTGACGCCATGCTCACCTCCGAGAAGCTGCACCTGCTCCTGACCCGGGAGGACGGCCGCTCGCTGTCCCCCTCGCACCACGGCGTCGCCCTGGCCGCCGCGGTCCTGGCGGACCTGCGGGATGCCGGGATCGTCTCCCTCGAGGATGCCCCCGTCTCCCGTGCGCGCGTGCTCGTCACCGGTGCCGGGAGCACGGACCACCCGGTCCTGGATGCGCTGCTGCCGGAGCTGGACGGCCTGCGCGGCAAGAAGGTCGCCGCCGTGGTGGGCAAGGGCCGTCCGAAGGCCCGCAAGCCCGTCGTCGCGCACCTCGTGGAGACCGGGGAGCTCGTGGAGCACAAGGCGCTCCTGAACACCCGCCACACGCCCGTCGGCCCCGGCCGGCCCGCGCTGGTGGCCGGCCTCACCTCCGCGCTCGACGGCGACTCCCCCTCCGACGAGGACCGCCTGCTGCTCGGCGTCCTGCACCAGCTCAACGTCCTGCGCCGCGTCCTGCCTGAAGCCGGCGCCGAGGGCGAGTCCCGCCGCGAGCAGTCCCGCCGGCTCGAGCGGCTGACCCACGACGACCTGCTGGTGCAGGCCGTGGGCCGCACCGTCTCCACCGCGGCCGCCGCGGCCGCCGCGGCCGGCTGAGCACGGCCGGCCGCG
This sequence is a window from Micrococcus porci. Protein-coding genes within it:
- a CDS encoding carbonic anhydrase is translated as MTTAAETTPARPTPAEAWRTLQEGNRRFVAGTPGHPNQDSERRHGLTEGQAPIAVIFGCADSRLAAEIIFDVGLGDVFVVRTAGHVVDDAVLGSLEYAVDSLDVPLIIVLGHDSCGAVTATVESYISGTMPAGFVRSLVERITPSVLAGRRRGLEEVDDFVAEHVDQTCDRLLETSQSVRAAVEAGRTAVVGLTYSLAEGTASPGRVHGRIEA
- a CDS encoding DUF4245 domain-containing protein; translation: MSSPDPAAPPAPRPVLTPKQAQRARAPWIAMVLSTLAVLGIVLVALMVNQPPPAPAQADRVDVAAAASTVPHDDGALPALAPDVPEPWDSTYARVERLQGVDTWDVGWAVNDAVFAGLKQTSRADPTWLALRVGSAPAVGTVDVDGITWDHYAPQDSKDQHLVAEVRGSTLVLTTSGDQAVLEDLARAVAKEIR
- a CDS encoding PhoH family protein, which codes for MTLQADGTGRHGRGTGETGAEVREGAASDGRRSYVVDTSVLLSDPRALVRFAEHEVVLPLVVVSELEGKRQDPDLGHAARHALRLLEDLRVRHGSLEDAVPFTAQGGTLRVELNHVSTDVLPFGIRGTDNDSRILAVAKALADEGRDVTLVSKDLPMRVKAAAMGLAADEYRHELVRDSGWRGAVSLRVDEDRLDSLYDDGRMGLHGIPLDEVAGSGVDAVPGEPAPTAVDLPVNTGLSLTSPRAAGLARVREGGVATLVRGDADVFGLHGRSAAQRLAIDLLTDPSVGIVSLGGRAGTGKSALALCAGLEAVMERREHRRVVVFRPLYAVGGQDLGYLPGTEGEKMGPWAQAVFDTLSAIVSPSVIDEVVDRGMLEVLPLTHIRGRSLHDSWVIVDEAQSLERNVLLTVLSRMGRDSKVVLTHDVAQRDNLRVGRHDGIAAVVETLKGHPLFGHVTLTRSERSPIAALVTELLEEGED
- a CDS encoding prepilin peptidase, whose amino-acid sequence is MTWWTGAWEAGERLTAMLWAAGLVWFLLCSVVLARTDLREHRLPNRWTGRLALGGVVAMGGGAVLGGLWSVVASCLLGGLGYALAMLALHVLTRGGLGLGDVKLAAGLGLYCGVAGLAAVLAAAVLAVLLGGVVAVVLVLARRADRHTALPFGPAMVAGALGVLLLA
- a CDS encoding DUF4307 domain-containing protein; the protein is MSSTPAPAASAPETTLATRYGVGQRRDRRRLWTVLGAVALVLAVATAVAVALGNSVGRVEAEDVGYRIDDAAHAAVTFQVTLPRGVEAAACDLKVMDARYAPVGFHTVRVSAGPDHPAGETVTYTADVRTVGRGVTGVVEGCRPA
- a CDS encoding class II fumarate hydratase; this encodes MTAQNTEQQFRIEHDTMGEVKVPVDALYRAQTQRAVENFPISGKTLEPAHIHALAQIKKAAAKANAELGVISQERADAIVAAADEVISGKHDGEYPIDVFQTGSGTSSNMNTNEVLATLATRRLKDAGSSEEVHPNDHVNASQSSNDVFPTSVHVAVTGALVNDLKPALEHLAESLERKAEEFQGIVKSGRTHLMDATPVTLGQEFGGYAAQVRYGIERIEASLPRVAEVPLGGTAVGTGINTPQGFSARVIELLAEETGLPITEARNHFEAQANRDGLVEASGQLRNIAYSFIKINNDLRWMGSGPNTGLGEIALPDLQPGSSIMPGKVNPVICEAAIMVAAQVIGNDTTISLSSTNGAFELNVGIPVMAANLLESIRLLANTSRVMADKMIDGIEANEERCTFLAGASPSIVTPLNKVIGYEAAAAIAKHAVKNKMTVREAVVDLGYVERGEVTEEQLDKALDTMSMTHPGE
- a CDS encoding isoprenyl transferase → MRRPEVFYRLYERRLAGELDPERLPHHVGVLVDGNRRWARAFGATTQEGHQAGADRIIDFIGWCDEVGVPVVTLYMLSTENLARPAAELTPLLEIITTTTQRLAEPREDRAPVRVQPVGAVDLLPPRMAQQLRDVAERTRDNTGVHVNVAVGYGGRLEIVDAVRELLEEAAAEGRSAADVAAELTVDAISDRLYTRGQPDPDLVIRTSGEQRLSGFMTWQSAYSEFYFCEAMWPAFRRTDFLRALRDYGRRQRRFGS
- the mca gene encoding mycothiol conjugate amidase Mca, translating into MSEPSIPAPTTASVPDSTGLRLLAVHAHPDDESSKGAATMAAYAAAGAEVLVVTCTGGEAGSVLNPSYAHPVRAERDIAGVRHAEMAAAARALGVRHRWLGFLDSGLPEGDPLPALPDHCFAEVPLETAAAPLVAVVRRFRPHVILSYDEAGGYPHPDHIRAHEVTRVAWERAGDADAYPGTGPAWEPLKLYYDRAFHPAKYQALHEGFLAAGEESPFTDRLEMHARMEAMREVLRRREEGEEVPDPEHLPPFVPPVHEVTTQIPVQDFLDERDAALRAHATQVDPEGMFFAAPNELQRSTWPWEDYALIESRVRTVPPETDLFAGVR
- the glpX gene encoding class II fructose-bisphosphatase, producing MTSASSENTGYENHVPDRNLAMELVRVTEAAAIAASPWVGGGDKNRADGAAVDAMRAFMDTVAMDGTVVIGEGEKDEAPMLFNGERVGDGKGASVDVAVDPIDGTRLTAMGYNNALSVFAVAERGTMFDPSAVFYMDKLVVGPEAADFVDMRLPVKQNVNLVAKALDKPVSQVTVCVLDRPRHEGLVKEIRAAGARVKFILDGDVAGAIAAARPDTGVDMMMGIGGTPEGIVTACAIKATGGVIQGRLAPTDDAEKQKALDAGLDLDAVLTTDELVTSDHCYFAATGITDGDLLRGVRFAGGRVHTQSIVMRSKSGTVRTVDAEHHVDKWSQWLKNRG
- the trhA gene encoding PAQR family membrane homeostasis protein TrhA translates to MVTRAPSVENRTGRPLKWRIERIRDPEHPLYKPRLRGWVHAVMAPLVLVAGIVLIVLAPGATLTWACVVYVVTGLLLFGVSATYHLVQWNETVSRVLKRLDHTNIMLVIAGTYTPLSLAMLPADKAWTLVTAVWVGAALGVAFRLLWTDAPRWLYTPVYVALGLAAVVYLGDFFAASVPAAVLICAGGAAYIVGAVFYALKAPTIHREWFGFHELFHVFTVGGFVCHYIAVMMAVLAA
- a CDS encoding rhomboid family intramembrane serine protease, whose product is MPLPDRRPADDAVPAPRPSLTQAAAQGLVRTVAPTAVLVAAMWVMFLVSIVGGSTLIGGLGLIPRRAAGLDGILFSPLLHGGWRHLVGNTTALLVLGPVAAAVSRRPLALLAAAWLGSGALTWVIGTPGVHVGASGIVYALIAFLLVYGVVARRVLAVVVAVAVAAAHLGSSLLGLLPQPGVSWTGHLAGAVVGVGLALLWGRADRPARAPLGP